The DNA window TTTGTCAATCATACCTTGTTTTTCAGGTGGAATAATAATATCCCCTAAACTGAACGACAGACCACCTTGAAAGGCAAATTTATATCCTTGAGTTTTAATTTCATCTAAGAAGGCAGCTGTTACTGGTACACTTGTCTTTTTTAGAATACCATGAATAATATCTCTTAAAGATTTCTTAGTCAATACCTCATTAATGTAACCTGCAGCAGCTGGAACTTTTTCGTTAAAAAGCACACGACCAACAGTAGTTTCAATAATTTGAGTAGTTAACTCTCCTTCTTCATTAAAATCTTGAGTTCTTACTTTAATACCTGCATTTAATTCTACTTTTTTCTCATTGTAAGCAATTGTTACTTCTTCTGGAGAGTAGAATGATAAGCCTTCACCTAAAACTTTTACGTCTTTAGTTGATTTTCTGAGCTTGGTCATATAGTAAAGACCAAGTACCATATCCTGAGAAGGAACAGTTACTGGAGCACCATTTGCTGGATTTAAGATATTATGAGATGCCAACATTAATAATTGACACTCTAAAATAGCTTCAGGTCCAAGTGGTAAATGAACCGCCATCTGGTCACCATCAAAATCGGCATTAAATGCAGTACACACTAATGGGTGTAACTGAATTGCTTTCCCTTCAATTAATTTTGGTTGGAAAGCTTGAATACCAAGTCTGTGTAGTGTAGGAGCACGGTTTAGTAATACAGGATGTCCTTTAAGAACATTCTCTAAGATATCCCAAACAACAGGCTCTTTTCTATCTATAATTTTCTTTGCAGATTTTACAGTTTTTACAATTCCTCTTTCAATCAATTTTCTAATGATAAAAGGTTTGTAAAGTTCTGCTGCCATACCTTTCGGCAATCCACATTCAAATAATTTTAATTCTGGTCCAACAACAATTACAGAACGTGCAGAATAGTCAACACGTTTACCAAGTAAGTTTTGACGGAAACGTCCTTGCTTACCTTTTAATGAGTCAGATAATGATTTTAAAGGTCTATTAGAATCCGTTTTTACTGCAGAAGCTTTACGTGTGTTATCAAACAATGAATCTACAGATTCTTGTAACATACGTTTTTCATTACGAAGAATTACTTCTGGAGCTTTAATTTCAACTAAACGTTTTAAACGGTTGTTACGAATAATAACACGACGATATAAATCATTTAAATCAGACGTTGCAAAACGTCCACCATCTAAAGGCACTAATGGTCTTAATTCTGGTGGAATGATTGGAATAGCCTTCATAATCATCCACTCAGGTCTATTCTCTCTATTTAAATTTGAATCTCTAAATGCTTCAACAACTTGTAAACGTTTTAAGGCTTCAGTTTTACGTTGTTTAGAGGTTTCTGTATTTGCTTTATGACGTAACTCAAATGATAAGTCATCTAAATCAATTCTTGCTAAAAGGTCAATTAAGCATTCCGCTCCCATTTTAGCAATAAATTTATTTGGATCTGTATCATCTAAATACTGATTTTCTTTAGGTAGAGTCTCCATAATATTTAGGTACTCTTCCTCAGTTAAGAAATCCATTTTTTGTAATGGTTCTCCTTCAGCATTCATAGCTTCACCTGCTTGAATAACAACATAACGCTCATAATAGATAATCATATCTAAACGCTTTGATGGTAACCCAAGTAAGTATCCAATTTTATTTGGCAACGAACGGAAATACCAGATATGAGCTACAGGCACAACAAGGTTGATGTGTCCTACTCTATCACGACGTACTTTCTTTTCAGTTACTTCAACACCACAACGATCACAAACGATTCCTTTATAGCGTATTCTTTTATATTTACCACAAGCACATTCAAAATCCTTCACAGGACCAAAAATACGCTCACAGAATAAACCATCACGTTCAGGTTTATGTGTTCGATAATTAATAGTTTCTGGTTTTAAAACTTCACCACGAGACGCTGCCAAAACAGATTCTGGAGATGCTAGACCAATAGAGATTTTACTAAATCTCTGTATTACATTCTTATCATGTCTTCTTGCCATAATTACTTTATAGTCTTGAGTTTTCAACCTTCAGTAAACAAAATACTGAAGGCTGTCAACTATTTTTATTCTTCTAATCTAATATCTAATCCTAATCCTTTCAATTCATGCATAAGTACATTGAAAGATTCAGGTAATCCTGGTTCTGGCATTGGCTCACCTTTTACGATAGCTTCGTAAGTTTTAGCTCTACCTATAACATCATCTGATTTTACTGTTAAGATTTCACGTAATGTACTTGAAGCTCCATAAGCCTCAAGTGCCCAAACTTCCATCTCACCAAAACGCTGACCACCAAATTGTGCTTTACCACCTAAAGGTTGTTGCGTAATTAATGAGTAAGGACCTATTGAACGTGCGTGCATCTTATCATCAATCATATGACCTAGTTTAATCATATAAATGACACCAACTGTTGCAGGTTGATCAAAACGATCTCCAGTTCCACCATCATATAAATATGTATGACCAAATCTTGGCACACCAGCTTCATCTGTAAATCCGTTAATCTGATCTAGTGTTGCACCATCAAAAATTGGAGTCGCATATGTACGACCTAATTTTTGTCCAGCCCAACCAAGAACAGTTTCATAAATCTGTCCGATGTTCATACGAGATGGTACACCTAACGGGTTTAATACGATATCAACAGGAGTTCCATCTTCTAAGAATGGCATATCTTCTTGACGAACGATACGAGCAACAATACCTTTGTTACCATGACGTCCTGCCATTTTATCTCCAACTTTTAATTTACGTTTCTTAGCAACATAAACCTTAGCCAATTTGATAATACCTGCTGGTAACTCATCACCTACAGAAATGGTAAACTTCTCACGACGTAATGATCCTTGAAGATCATTTTCTTTAATCTTATAGTTGTGAACTAAATCTGCAACTAATGAATTTAAATGAGTGTCTGTAGTCCAAACTCCTGAAGTTAAATGTGAATAATCATCAACTGAGTTTAACATCTTAAGTGTATATTTCTTTCCTTTAGGAATGATTTCTTCACCTAAGTCATTATAGATACCTTGAGCAGTTTTACCATTAACAAGAGCGAATAATTTTTCAACTAAAACAGCTTGTAAATCATCAAACTTCTTGTAATAGATATTTTCTAATGCTTCAATATCTTCTTTATCTTTTGCTCTCTTACGCTTATCTTTAATAGCTCTTGAGAATAATTTTTTCTCAATAACAACACCATGTAATGATGGAGATGCTTTTAAAGACGCGTCTTTTACATCACCTGCTTTATCACCAAAGATGGCACGTAATAATTTTTCTTCTGGTGTAGGATCAGATTCCCCTTTTGGTGTAATCTTACCAATAAGGATATCACCTGGCTTAATCTCTGCACCAATTCTAATCATACCATTTTCATCAAGGTCTTTAGTAGCCTCTTCAGAAACATTAGGAATATCATTAGTTAATTCTTCGTTACCTAATTTGGTATCTCTAACTTCTAATGAATATTCATCAATATGAATTGATGTAAATATATCATCACGTACTACTTTTTCTGAAATTACGATGGCATCCTCAAAGTTGTAACCTTTCCATGGCATAAATGCCACTTTCATGTTACGACCTAATGCTAATTCTCCATTTTCAGTAGCATAACCTTGACAAAGAACTTGTCCTTTTTTAACTTTATCTCCTTTCTCAACGATTGGCTTTAAGTTAATTGAAGTTCCTTGGTTGGTTTTTCTGAATTTCACTAAAGGATATGTTTTGGTATCACTATCAAAACTTACCATGGCAGCTTCTTCAGAACGCTCATATTTTATAGTAATTTCATTTGCATCAACGTACTCAATAGTTCCATCTCCTTCAGCATTAATTAAAACTCTAGAATCTTGAGCTACCTGACGTTCAAGACCAGTTCCAACGATTGGTGCTTGCGGACGTAATAAAGGTACAGCTTGACGCATCATGTTAGATCCCATCAATGCACGGTTGGCATCATCATGTTCTAAGAACGGAATCAATGACGCCGAAATAGAAGCAATTTGGTTTGGTGCAACATCAGTATAATTCACATTTGTTGGATCAATAACTGGAAAATCTCCTTCCTGACGTGCAATAATTTTATCTTCTAAAATTTTTCCATTATCATCAACACGAATATTCGCTTGCGCGATTAACATATCTTCTTCTTCTTCCGCACTTAAATATGTTGGTACATTCTTAATATCTACAACACCATTTTCTGATTTTCTATAAGGTGTTTCAATGAATCCCATTGAATTAACTTTAGCATAAACAGATAAAGATGAAATTAATCCAATGTTTGGTCCCTCAGGAGTTTCAATTGGACAAAGTCTTCCGTAGTGTGTATAGTGAACATCACGAACCTCAAACCCTGCTCTTTCTCTAGATAAACCTCCAGGTCCTAAAGCTGATAGACGACGTTTATGTGTAATCTCTGCAAGTGGATTCGTTTGATCCATAAACTGAGATAGCTGATTTGTTCCGAAGAATGAATTAATAACAGAAGATAAGGTCTTCGCATTAATTAAATCAATC is part of the Psychroserpens ponticola genome and encodes:
- the rpoB gene encoding DNA-directed RNA polymerase subunit beta, producing MLANTAERLNFSSIINRTDYPDFLDIQIKSFQDFFQLETKSEQRGNEGLYNTFMENFPITDTRNQFVLEFLDYFIDPPRYSIEECIERGLTYSVPLKARLKLYCTDPEHEDFETIVQDVYLGTIPYMTPSGTFCINGAERVVVSQLHRSPGVFFSQSFHANGTKLYSARVIPFKGSWIEFATDINQVMYAYIDRKKKLPVTTLFRAIGFERDKDILEIFDLAEEVKVSKSGLKKVVGRKLAARVLNTWHEDFVDEDTGEVVSIERNEIVLDRDTIIDKDNIEEILEAGVKTILLHKESAQQGDYAIIHNTLQKDPTNSEKEAVEHIYRQLRNAEPPDEETARGIIDKLFFSDQRYSLGEVGRYRMNKKLQLDIGMDKQVLTKEDIITIIKYLIELINSKAEIDDIDHLSNRRVRTVGEQLSSQFGVGLARMARTIRERMNVRDNEVFTPIDLINAKTLSSVINSFFGTNQLSQFMDQTNPLAEITHKRRLSALGPGGLSRERAGFEVRDVHYTHYGRLCPIETPEGPNIGLISSLSVYAKVNSMGFIETPYRKSENGVVDIKNVPTYLSAEEEEDMLIAQANIRVDDNGKILEDKIIARQEGDFPVIDPTNVNYTDVAPNQIASISASLIPFLEHDDANRALMGSNMMRQAVPLLRPQAPIVGTGLERQVAQDSRVLINAEGDGTIEYVDANEITIKYERSEEAAMVSFDSDTKTYPLVKFRKTNQGTSINLKPIVEKGDKVKKGQVLCQGYATENGELALGRNMKVAFMPWKGYNFEDAIVISEKVVRDDIFTSIHIDEYSLEVRDTKLGNEELTNDIPNVSEEATKDLDENGMIRIGAEIKPGDILIGKITPKGESDPTPEEKLLRAIFGDKAGDVKDASLKASPSLHGVVIEKKLFSRAIKDKRKRAKDKEDIEALENIYYKKFDDLQAVLVEKLFALVNGKTAQGIYNDLGEEIIPKGKKYTLKMLNSVDDYSHLTSGVWTTDTHLNSLVADLVHNYKIKENDLQGSLRREKFTISVGDELPAGIIKLAKVYVAKKRKLKVGDKMAGRHGNKGIVARIVRQEDMPFLEDGTPVDIVLNPLGVPSRMNIGQIYETVLGWAGQKLGRTYATPIFDGATLDQINGFTDEAGVPRFGHTYLYDGGTGDRFDQPATVGVIYMIKLGHMIDDKMHARSIGPYSLITQQPLGGKAQFGGQRFGEMEVWALEAYGASSTLREILTVKSDDVIGRAKTYEAIVKGEPMPEPGLPESFNVLMHELKGLGLDIRLEE